The genomic interval CCTGCTACCAAAGTAGGAGAAGAATTACTGGGAATTCCATCCTTTGATGCTCCAGACTATTCAGAGTTATTCTCGGAAGAGAAAGAAATGATTGCCAAATTGAAAAAAGTATTCTTAATGGTCGCTGGTAGTGCCGTTCAAAAATACGGACCCGATTTAGATTCTCATCAACAACTTTTAATGGCTGCTGCTGATATCTTGATCGAAGTCTATATGGCTGAAAGTACTATTTTGAGAACAGAAAAAATGGCTAAAAAAGAAGGTAACGACAAAGTCAAAGAACAAATCGCTATGGCGCAGTTGTACTTGTACAAAGCCGTAGATATTATTGCTCAAAGAGGTAAGGAAAGTATCATTTCGTTTGCTGAAGGCGATGAACAACGCATGATGCTTATGGGATTGAAACGATTTACAAAATACACTAATATGCCTAATATTGTAGCATTAAGACACACTATTGCATCTAAGCTAATTGACGAAAACCAATATTGTTTTTAGGCAAATATATTCGCTAAAATAAGTTATAAAAAAACCGCAATCATTAAGTTGATTGCGGTTTTCAATTTTATATCTTGTCCCGTCCTGAAATAGCGATACACAAAAAGTATCCTTATGGAAAAACATGAAGAAACACGCTATGTTAAGCGAACGCAAAAAGATTACTCAATGTCTGTCCCATCCTGAAATAGCGATACACAAAAGCAACTTTTAAAAGATACCTCAAAATCTTTTAAATCCTTACTTTACAATCCATAAAGGCACTTCTAGATCCTGATTGAAAAGCTCATCTGTAACACTTCCAACAAGCAATGAAGAGAAGGTATTTCTTCCTTTATCTCCAATGATAATAAGATCTACTTTCGCTGACTGTGCTTTGTTTCTCAATTTTTCGGCTATCCCAGTATCTCTTCCGGGAATAATTTCTGTTGTTAACTCTCCTTTGTATCCGATCTTTTTTATGAATTTCACATATTTTTCCTTTAAATGATTTTCTATTTTCAAATCAAGATGTTCTTTCGGAATATAAATAGAAAATTGTAACGGCACATTATAGACATGGACTGCTTTTACTTTGGCATTTGTAACGTTCTGTAGATTTTCAGCTACTCTAAAAACCTTATTGGAAGCACTTGAAAAGTCTGTTCCGGCCCAAATATTGCTAATAACTGGTTTCGCATTTTTAGGGATCGATAAAATATTACATTTAAGCATGTGGAGTAATTTTCCGCTAACAACTCCTGTCCCTTTAATTTTGTTTTTATTCCCTAATAAGGCAAGCTGAATCTCATATTTATTGACAATATAATCAATCAGTGACTCTGAATAAGGATCTTCTGAAATAAGCACTTCCCATTCTGTTGAAGATGTAAATTTTTCTTCCACCTTTTCATTTAACTCATCACCAATTATTTCGTCAAGATTGATATCTTTCAGCTGCTCTTCAAATAATTCAGAGATCTCATATTTTTTGATATTATGTACAAAGTACACTTTTTTGACCTTTAGTGTTTCAGCAATAAATGATGCATACTCAATTAAAGTGTTGTCTATATCCGAAAGGTCTAAGGCGACCAATATGTTTTTTATTTCAGCCATTATTATTTAATTTTATTTAACTGATTACTATTTTGTTTTTTAACGATGTCTGAAACTATTTCCTCATAATTTTCGAGTTCTTTTTGAGATTCCCGTTTTTGTAATTTCCTAAGATCCTCGCTTAACCCCTTATAAAGCGAAAAGCACATCACTATTAAAATTATAGCAAAAGGTAATCCCGTGACAATCGTAGCTGTTTGAAGAGCCTGCAGTCCCCCTCCTATTAAAAGAACAGCAGCAACACCACCTTCGGCAAGGGCCCAAAAAATTCTTTGACCTACTGGCGCATCTATTTTACCACCCGAAGTTAAATTATCAACCACTAAAGATCCTGAATCTGAGGAAGTAATAAAGAATCCTGCAATTAAAATTATAGCTATAATATTAAGGTAAAATGACAAAGGATAATCTTCTAAAAATACAAATAAAGCAGTGGCAACATTATCATTCACCGCTTTTACAATAGTATCATCTCCAAGAAGTGCTTGATGTAAAGCAGTACTTCCAAAAGCAGTAATCCAGAAAAAAGTCACAATAGAAGGTACCAATAAAACGCCCAAAATAAACTCGCGCACCGTACGTCCTTTAGAAATTCGGGCAATAAACATCCCTACAAATGGTGACCATGCAATCCACCATCCCCAGTAAAAAACAGTCCAAGCATTTTGCCAGTTCGAACCCGTGTAGCTTTCTGTCCAAGTTGCAATTTCAAGAAAACCAGATAAGTAATTCCCTGTATTTTGAACAAAAGATTTAAAAATAAAGATGGTTGGTCCAAGTATCAAAACGATTAAGAGAAATAACACTGCTATTCGCATGTTCCACTCACTCAATACTCTAACTCCTTTATCGACTCCTAATACAACTGAAACAGTAGCAATAGAGGTTACGACGGCAATTAGAATAATTTGAGTTTGCACACCGCTGTCGATTCCGAAAAGGTGATTTAAGCCCGCTGCAATTTGTTGCACTCCCATTCCTAAAGAAGTAGCAAGACCAAACAAAGTAGCCAAAACCGCAAAAATATCTATAGCATCACCGATTTTTCCATAAATTCTATCTCCTAAATAAGGATAAAAAATCGACCGAATAGTTAATGGTAAACCTCTTGAATAAGTAAAATACGCTAACGATAATCCTACCAACGCATACACCGCCCAAGCGTGAAAACCCCAGTGTAAAAAAGTGAATTTCATTGCTTCTTTGGCTGCCTCAGCAGTTCCGCCTTCGGCCATTGGTGGACTCAGAAAATGGAAAATAGGTTCTGAAATGCTCCAGAACAACAACCCTATTCCCATTCCTGCACTAAAAAGCATTGCAAACCAAGAAAGGGTTTTAAATTCGGGTTTTGCATTTTGTCCCCCAATCCGTAAGTGTCCAAATTTGCTGAATGCCAGATAAATCATG from Flavobacterium ovatum carries:
- a CDS encoding universal stress protein, coding for MAEIKNILVALDLSDIDNTLIEYASFIAETLKVKKVYFVHNIKKYEISELFEEQLKDINLDEIIGDELNEKVEEKFTSSTEWEVLISEDPYSESLIDYIVNKYEIQLALLGNKNKIKGTGVVSGKLLHMLKCNILSIPKNAKPVISNIWAGTDFSSASNKVFRVAENLQNVTNAKVKAVHVYNVPLQFSIYIPKEHLDLKIENHLKEKYVKFIKKIGYKGELTTEIIPGRDTGIAEKLRNKAQSAKVDLIIIGDKGRNTFSSLLVGSVTDELFNQDLEVPLWIVK
- a CDS encoding BCCT family transporter, which produces MAKKIIRSDERKSIFGLEVNGPVFFTSAITIILIITLTLMFKDGAEQFFTETQEFVANKAGWFFILSVNIFLIFMIYLAFSKFGHLRIGGQNAKPEFKTLSWFAMLFSAGMGIGLLFWSISEPIFHFLSPPMAEGGTAEAAKEAMKFTFLHWGFHAWAVYALVGLSLAYFTYSRGLPLTIRSIFYPYLGDRIYGKIGDAIDIFAVLATLFGLATSLGMGVQQIAAGLNHLFGIDSGVQTQIILIAVVTSIATVSVVLGVDKGVRVLSEWNMRIAVLFLLIVLILGPTIFIFKSFVQNTGNYLSGFLEIATWTESYTGSNWQNAWTVFYWGWWIAWSPFVGMFIARISKGRTVREFILGVLLVPSIVTFFWITAFGSTALHQALLGDDTIVKAVNDNVATALFVFLEDYPLSFYLNIIAIILIAGFFITSSDSGSLVVDNLTSGGKIDAPVGQRIFWALAEGGVAAVLLIGGGLQALQTATIVTGLPFAIILIVMCFSLYKGLSEDLRKLQKRESQKELENYEEIVSDIVKKQNSNQLNKIK